The stretch of DNA CGGAGAAGGTGTCGAGGCTGTCAACGGAGAAGGCGGTGGTGATCTTCACGAGGAGCCAGTGCCCGATGTGCCACACGGTGTTGAGCCTCTTCTCCGATCTCGGCGTGTGCGCGGCGGTGCACGAGCTCGACAAAGACCCGCGCGGCCGCGAGATAGAGCGGGAGCTCGCCTGCCGCCTCGGCCGCGCGCCAGGGGTCCCTGCTGTCTTCGTCGGCGGCAACCTCATCGGCTCCACCGATAGGGTCATGTCGCTGCACCTCGCCGGCAAGCTCGTGCCCTTGCTCAAGGGCGCCGGTGCCATATGACTCTGAGTCTGAGTTCATCCATCTCTATCAGCGGCGGCAACTATATAATTAACCACTCACACCCCTAATTTTGCTGGGTTCATATATAAATTTGCACCTGCACGCATATGCAAATTAATCGAACTACAGGGTGTATCCAACAAGAATATATGAGAAGTTTTGTTTTGCTGCTAGTGTAACCTCTATGAGGGCTGAAAAGAGTGAGGAATGTCTAGTCCGTGTCACTCAATATAAATGGAAATGTAATCCTGTCCTTTCCATTTTTTTGTGGTGGGGTGTGAATTTTGAAATATTTTTGTGGATATTCAAACATAAATGATCGGATGCACAACACATTCACACTATGAACACATACATGCATCCTACTACAAGCACCTCCAAGAGACTGGATGAGCCTGTCTTTAGAATTCGCAAACTTATCACCACGTTGCACATCATCTACCGTAGAAGGAAT from Panicum hallii strain FIL2 chromosome 3, PHallii_v3.1, whole genome shotgun sequence encodes:
- the LOC112887322 gene encoding glutaredoxin-C15-like, whose protein sequence is MAEKVSRLSTEKAVVIFTRSQCPMCHTVLSLFSDLGVCAAVHELDKDPRGREIERELACRLGRAPGVPAVFVGGNLIGSTDRVMSLHLAGKLVPLLKGAGAI